ACTGGAGCCAATACAGTACGAGACGAAACAGGTGTGGTACCGCAGCAAAGATGGTACGCGTGTGCCGATGTTTATCACTCATCGCAAAGGCTTGCAACTCAACGGCGAGAACCCGGTTCTGCTCACTGGATATGGGGGGTTCAATATCTCGATCACTCCCCATTTCTCTGTGAGTAACCTCGTGTGGTTGGAACAGGGAGGCGTTCTGGCAGTGCCCAACCTGCGCGGGGGCGGCGAATTCGGTGAGGAGTGGCACCAGGCGGGTACAAAAGAGCGCAAGCAGAACGTTTTTGACGACTTCATCGCCGCGGCGGAGTACCTGATAGACCGTCGCTATACCAGCCCACGCAAACTGGCGATTCGTGGAGGATCCAACGGCGGGTTGCTGGTGGGCGCGGTGATGTGCCAGCGACCCGACCTGTTCGCAGTTGCCCTGCCCGCTGTCGGTGTCATGGACATGCTGCGCTACCACAAATTTACGATTGGCTCGGCGTGGAAAGAGGATTACGGTACCAGCGACGACCCGCAGATGTTCAGGGCGCTGTACGCATACTCGCCTCTGCATAACCTGAAACCAGGTGTGCGCTATCCCGCCACGCTCATCACCACCGGCGACCACGATGACCGGGTGATGCCGGCCCATTCCTTCAAGTTCGCGGCGAGACTGCAGGAGGTGCAGGCAGGAGACGCTCCTGTGCTCATCCGAATCCAGACTCGTGTCGGACACGGCGCGGGAAAACCGACCTCCCTGGTGATTGAGGAGGAAGCAGACGTGCTGGCATTTGCCATGTACCATCTCGGCATGGAGGTACCCAAGGAGTGATTATCGACATGCACACCCATATCGGCGACCTGCGCTCCCCGAGCAACATGCATCGCAAACCGATTACCATTGAAGACCTGATAGCCCGCCTGAATGACGAAGGCATCGTTAAAGCGGTTCTGCTCCCATGGCCAGCCTCACCCGATGATGTGCAGTTTCCCGGGCTTTTCCAGCCCCAGCCCGATGTCATATCTCAAGTCCGAGCAGCCCGTCGCTATCCCGAGCGAATCATTCCCTTTGGCAACGTAGACCCCCGGTGGGGGGGAAACAGTTCTAAAACAGATTTTTCGTGGCTCTTCCAGCGATTCGTGGAGATGGGTTATGTGGGCATTGGCGAAATCAGCGCAAACCTGCTCTACGACGATCCCCGCGTGGTGAACCTGTTCCACCAGTGCGGAGAATGGCAGTTCCCTGTGACCATTCACGCTACCGGTTTTGCCGAGGGGCAGTACGGACTGATCGACGAGCCGGGCTCGCCTCACCTGCTGAACCTGGTGCAACAGTCTCCTGACACCATCATCATCGGGCACGGACCGGGTTTCTGGGCGCAAATCAGCGCGGATGTCAGCCCCGCCGACCTGCTCGGCTACCCAAAGGGGCCCGTCCGAGGCGAGGGAATGATTCCGAAGCTGTTGCGCGACTTTCCCAACCTGTATGCGGACATCTCTGCAGGTAGCGGCTACAATGCGCTTACCCGCGACCCCGATTACGGCATTCGATTCCTGAACGAGTTTCAGGATAAACTGATATTTGGTACCGATGTGTGCTTTGCAGACGAGGAAGGGCGAATGCCTCACCTGAACTACCTGAAGGAACGTCTCGCCAGCGGCGACATCTCCCAGGAGGTTTTTGATAAAATCACGTACAGGAACGCGCTGAAAGTGCTGAAACGCTGGAGCAGTGAGCGCTAAGCCCCGTGTCACGAATACAGGTTCACCTTGAAGACGATGCATGAACAGATGCCTCCGTACCAACTGAAAGCGGCTTACTGGTTGCCGCCTGACGCCCTCGTCCTTCTGGAAGAAAATGCGGCTGTTCGGGCTTTTGGCAGCAGGCAGGGGTTGCTGTGGGTGGATATTACAGCGCACGATACGCGGGCGGCTGCGATGCTTTTGAGACAGACTTTCCACTTCCATCCCTTAGCGGTGGAAGATGCCCTCAGCCCCTACGAACGCCCCGCCCTTCAACGGCATGAAGACGTGCTATTCCTGACGGCTCACGCAGTGCAGCAACAAAACGGTGAGGAAGTCTACACGGAGGTGGGTTTCTTTCTGGGGAAACACTTCCTGGTGACCGTGCATACCGAACCCGTGCCGCTGATAGAACACTGGTTCGGGCGGTGGACATCACAGCCTGAGAAAGTAGGCAGGACTTCCGCTCACCTGTTGCATCTCCTGCTCGACGCGATCGTCGACGAGTACTTCCCGCTCGGGGATACGCTGGAAGAGAAATCGGACGACCTGGAGGACGCTATCTTCGCGGGCAGCAGCGACGTACAGGTTGCGGATATCCTGCGGGTGAAGCGCAGATTACTGGAGATGCGCCAGCATATCACCCCTCTGCGTGACATCCTAAATGCGCTCTTGCGTCGCGATATGGAACTAATCCCCGACGAGGTGGTTCCCTACCTGCAGGATGTTTACGACCATACCCTGCGCATTGCAGAGCTGGCTGACCTCAACCGTGACATCCTTGCCGGTGTGCTTGACGCCTACCTTTCGGTGGTCTCCAATCGGCTGAACGAGGTCATGCGCATCCTCACCGTCATTTCCACCGTGCTGATGTCTGCTGCACTCATCGCTGGCATCTATGGCATGAACTTCGACTACATGCCCGAACTGCAGTGGAAAGCGGGCTATCCCTTTGCAGGCGCAATGATGCTATTGGTAGCCGTGGTGGAACTATACATTTTCAAACGCAAGGGGTGGTTATAGA
The Bacillota bacterium genome window above contains:
- a CDS encoding amidohydrolase family protein, encoding MIIDMHTHIGDLRSPSNMHRKPITIEDLIARLNDEGIVKAVLLPWPASPDDVQFPGLFQPQPDVISQVRAARRYPERIIPFGNVDPRWGGNSSKTDFSWLFQRFVEMGYVGIGEISANLLYDDPRVVNLFHQCGEWQFPVTIHATGFAEGQYGLIDEPGSPHLLNLVQQSPDTIIIGHGPGFWAQISADVSPADLLGYPKGPVRGEGMIPKLLRDFPNLYADISAGSGYNALTRDPDYGIRFLNEFQDKLIFGTDVCFADEEGRMPHLNYLKERLASGDISQEVFDKITYRNALKVLKRWSSER
- the corA gene encoding magnesium/cobalt transporter CorA; this encodes MPPYQLKAAYWLPPDALVLLEENAAVRAFGSRQGLLWVDITAHDTRAAAMLLRQTFHFHPLAVEDALSPYERPALQRHEDVLFLTAHAVQQQNGEEVYTEVGFFLGKHFLVTVHTEPVPLIEHWFGRWTSQPEKVGRTSAHLLHLLLDAIVDEYFPLGDTLEEKSDDLEDAIFAGSSDVQVADILRVKRRLLEMRQHITPLRDILNALLRRDMELIPDEVVPYLQDVYDHTLRIAELADLNRDILAGVLDAYLSVVSNRLNEVMRILTVISTVLMSAALIAGIYGMNFDYMPELQWKAGYPFAGAMMLLVAVVELYIFKRKGWL